One stretch of Euwallacea similis isolate ESF13 chromosome 6, ESF131.1, whole genome shotgun sequence DNA includes these proteins:
- the bgm gene encoding very long-chain-fatty-acid--CoA ligase bubblegum: MSTIVSSVLPASQIEQPQIQRNRTMVEMNAGPDQVNPVENDITTDPEGCVRLRIPQSGKSTETLPPISVPGFVKRAANIFPDRIALSWKEEQEWKHFTYRQYLEEIRTVAKAFIHLGLEPRHSVCILGYNSVEWFLSDLAAIFAGGMAAGIYTTNSPLACQHSAEVSRANIIVVEDEQQLQKILQIRANLPQLKAVIQYSGTPPESGVYSWKEILEIGKNCSDGPLEERLSKIHINECCTLVFTSGTMGNPKAVMLSHDNLTYDATVIMERLRLARGEETLISYLPLSHVAAQVVDIYLSMSAGAAVYFADKDALKGTLVNTLKEIRPTKFLGVPRVYEKIYEKMQQIAAQNGFIKKAIASWAKEYTLQHHLNLINGIHSKSWAYSLASSIIFKKIKEALGFERCTFFCSAAAPLATDIKRYFLSIDIPVMECFGMSEASGGHTLAVESANNLSSIGMTIPGLKTKILNPESDGQGEICMYGRHIFMGYVNELEKTREAIDDEGWLHTGDLGYVDEKGFVYITGRLKELLITAGGENVPPVPIEQYVKYELPFVNNAFLIGDKRKYLSLLVTLKCEVDPSDGTPTDELQSSTQGVLKSLGCPASTVTEVLKNGPDPKLLAAIQAGINRCNEKATSRAQKIQKFAILPADFSIATGELGPTMKVKRRVVEKKYSGIIENLYN; encoded by the exons CGGGGCCAGATCAAGTGAATCCTGTAGAAAACGACATCACCACCGATCCAGAAGGATGTGTGCGCCTAAGAATACCCCAAAGCGGAAAATCAACTGAAACTCTTCCTCCTATTTCGGTGCCCGGATTCGTAAAAAGAGCggcaaatatttttccagaCCGAATTGCCCTTTCTTGGAAAGAGGAGCAAGAATGGAAACACTTCACTTATAG gcAATATTTAGAAGAAATTCGAACAGTAGCTAAAGCCTTCATTCACTTAGGTTTAGAACCGAGACATTCCGTATGCATTCTGGGTTACAACAGTGTAGAATGGTTCCTATCAGATTTGGCCGCTATTTTTGCTGG GGGCATGGCTGCTGGAATCTATACGACAAATTCACCCTTGGCTTGTCAGCATTCTGCAGAGGTTAGCCGGGCTAATATAATAGTGGTGGAAGACGAGCAACAACtacaaaaaattcttcaaatccGAGCTAATTTACCTCAACTTAAGGCTGTTATACAATATTCCGGGACACCTCCAGAGAGTGGCGTCTATAGT TGGAAAGAAATACTTGAAATAGGTAAAAATTGCTCAGACGGCCCACTTGAAGAAAGGCTGAGCAAAATTCACATAAACGAATGTTGTACCTTGGTATTCACG TCAGGTACGATGGGAAATCCTAAAGCTGTTATGTTAAGTCATGATAACTTAACATATGATGCAACGGTTATAATGGAAAGACTCAGGTTAGCTCGAGGAGAGGAGACACTGATCAGCTATCTTCCATTAAGTCACGTGGCTGCGCAAGTGGTCGACATATATTTGTCCATGAGCGCCGGAGCTGCCGTATATTTTGCTGACAAGGATGCCCTAAAAGGCACTTTGGTGAACACCCTCAAAGAAATTCGCCCCACGAAATTTTTGGGGGTTCCTAGAGTCTATGAGAAAATTTACGAGAAAATGCAACAAATAGCTGCTCAGAATGggtttataaaaaaagctATAGCGTCGTGGGCCAAAGAGTACACTTTGCAGCATCATTTAAATCTTATTAATGG CATTCACTCGAAGTCTTGGGCATATTCCCTGGCCAGCTCtattatcttcaaaaaaattaaagaggcGTTGGGATTTGAACGTTGCACTTTCTTCTGCTCAGCGGCGGCTCCATTAGCCACGGACATCAAAAGGTACTTCTTGAGTATTGACATTCCGGTCATGGAGTGTTTTGGCATGTCAGAGGCCAGTGGGGGGCATACCCTTGCAGTTGAGTCAGCAAACAACCTCTCTAGCATAG gTATGACAATTCCGGgtctaaaaactaaaattctcAATCCTGAATCGGACGGTCAAGGTGAGATTTGTATGTATGGTCGTCATATTTTTATGGGTTACGTCAATGAACTGGAAAAAACCCGTGAAGCTATAGACGATGAGGGTTGGCTACATACCGGGGATTTGGGGTATGTGGACGAGAAGGGGTTCGTATATATCACGGGGAGATTGAAAGAATTGCTCATTACTGCTGGCGGCGAAAATGTACCTCCG GTGCCAATAGAacaatatgtaaaatatgagCTTCCGTTCGTCAACAACGCCTTTTTAATAGGAGACAAAAGGAAGTACTTATCTTTGCTGGTAACCCTGAAGTGCGAAGTGGACCCTTCAGACGGGACTCCGACAGATGAACTACAGTCCTCGACGCAGGGGGTACTCAAATCGTTAGGATGTCCTGCAAGTACCGTAACGGAAGTACTTAAAAACGGTCCTGATCCAAAATTACTAGCTGCCATTCAGGCGGGTATTAATCGTTGCAATGAGAAGGCCACTTCCAGAGCTCaaaaaatccagaaatttgctattttaCCGGCTGATTTTTCTATCGCTACGGGAGAATTGG GTCCAACTATGAAGGTCAAGAGACGAGTGGTAGAGAAAAAGTATTCCGGCATCATCGAAAATCTGTACAactga